In a single window of the Streptomyces sp. NBC_00285 genome:
- a CDS encoding non-ribosomal peptide synthetase, which yields MTAPPSPGPQRTARPAASLADRFSALGGEQRVQLLRRMVQSGRVRDIPAVVPPRDPARPVRLSPAQQDLWVYESLYPGTPALNLCCAYHFDEPVDPAHLEAALTLIQQHHDILRTRVTDTGDGELHVDFPDFGPFALEHDDLRGTGTSVHQAFDTFRRRPFQLGGDRLLRARFVRVDERRTTLMLSMHHVIGDWWSFDVLQSEFAEAYRAIREGTKPRLSRPAVQYADFSAWQGELEEAGVFAERLAFWRRYLADLPGPLTAPGHGSTADDPDRDPDEIVHIGFDLDAPTAAAVRALARRSGTTVYGVLMAAFAVLAHRVTGAEDMVLGTPVANRSAKGLEQVIGYVMNAVPTRWRVRPEDTFADLLAVFAADFPDLVANADLPVGRIVAATAPERSLGRSPLFQWVFMHLTQQPSVSAVREFAEPERIHTGGEHDLVGVVKDNGDTMIGSFEVRTDTFSPDAVQRWAECYVELLQQITADPALRVADLDIVPARLRRRLLDTSAGPAAVEPLSLPGLVARQAARTPDAPALDTGARTLSYAQLVDRVDRLAGLLAQHGAGPGRIVALLRGRGTDWPVTALAIQRTGAAYLPLDPGHPAERLRRTLADVRPALVVTDDPAFTCPQAPTLVLGPEAYAGEPLNAPHPDPSAPAYVIHTSGSTGTPKGVVVPHSGLAALAAALSDRLALGAGDRVLQLGTPTFDISVADLCMAFGSGGTLVLPPEGMLVGEDLGRVLTERRVSAVMTTPSVLATVPAGAYPHLRVLAVGAEACPAELVARWAVDGRGFHNVYGPTEATVAVTVCGPLTPDSAAPPLGTPLAGTWVRLLDERLRPVPPGTRGELYLAGPLAHGYLHRPALTADRFVADPYGPPGTRMYRTGDLAWRDDDGTTHHLGRTDDQIKLRGLRVEPAEIAAVLAEHPCVDRSVVLVREGRAGRPQLLGYVVPAAGRTPAPDDLLAHAAERLPAALVPADVVVLDAFPLTSNGKIDRTALPAPAARAASPAGHRGAASAAEQILCALYGEVLGTEQAAIDASADFFRLGGDSIMAIQLAARAAAAGLLLAPRDVFTARTPARLAALARPAAVGADAGPDLPEGRFPLTPIMHWWREQGAPLGTFTQSMVFPVPDGVGFDRISAAVAGLVERHAALRMRLIRHDEGTDWELEVGPAAAVRTERVAVPASRRGAGNGATSHDGAAAHLAECLARTVELDPEQGEMLRAVWLDTGPGQPGLLLLIVHHLAVDGVSWRVLGPELARALEGAAEPATRPGASFVRWARLLPAEADRASGELDWWKSQLAGAEDARLAAGRGVGARRGSVTVELDAGLTRDALVTLPEAFHCGADAVLLTALVRAAVRYRGTGTALLLNLEGHGREALSAPVDVSRTVGWFITQYPVRLDLAADTGAAALKQVKEQLRAVPSAGLGWGLLRHLHPEAGPELATLPGPDVRFAHLGRIAGDDAAGGRLLDPGPEAVPVGHALEIDTLARGAEGAPRLEATFSYAEGVFTEDEVRELARLWTEELTALVAATADGPAATYSPSDFPLVDLTLDQLTELEDTFGFDDSDDFEDAGPEQHFEEIESEVTDR from the coding sequence ATGACCGCCCCTCCCTCCCCGGGCCCGCAGCGAACCGCCCGCCCCGCGGCCTCCCTCGCCGACCGCTTCAGCGCCCTCGGCGGCGAGCAGCGCGTCCAGCTGCTGCGGCGGATGGTGCAGAGCGGGCGGGTGCGGGACATCCCCGCCGTCGTACCGCCCCGGGACCCCGCCCGGCCCGTGCGGCTCAGTCCCGCGCAGCAGGACCTGTGGGTGTACGAGTCGCTGTATCCCGGCACCCCGGCCCTCAACCTGTGCTGCGCCTACCACTTCGACGAACCGGTGGACCCGGCCCACCTGGAGGCCGCCCTCACCCTCATCCAGCAGCACCACGACATCCTGCGCACCCGCGTGACAGACACCGGCGACGGCGAACTGCACGTCGACTTCCCGGACTTCGGCCCCTTCGCCCTGGAACACGACGACCTGCGGGGCACCGGCACCAGCGTCCACCAGGCCTTCGACACCTTCCGCCGCCGCCCCTTCCAGCTCGGCGGCGACCGGCTGCTGCGCGCGCGTTTCGTGCGCGTCGACGAGCGGCGCACGACGCTGATGCTGAGCATGCACCACGTCATCGGCGACTGGTGGTCCTTCGACGTACTGCAGAGCGAGTTCGCCGAGGCCTACCGGGCGATCCGCGAGGGCACGAAGCCACGTCTGTCCCGGCCGGCCGTGCAGTACGCCGACTTCTCCGCCTGGCAGGGCGAGCTGGAGGAGGCCGGCGTCTTCGCCGAACGCCTCGCCTTCTGGCGCCGCTACCTCGCCGACCTCCCCGGCCCGCTGACCGCCCCCGGCCACGGGTCCACCGCCGACGACCCGGACCGCGACCCCGACGAGATCGTCCACATCGGCTTCGACCTCGACGCGCCCACCGCGGCCGCGGTCCGCGCCCTGGCCCGCCGCTCGGGCACCACCGTCTACGGCGTGCTGATGGCCGCGTTCGCGGTCCTCGCCCACCGGGTCACCGGAGCCGAGGACATGGTGCTCGGCACACCCGTCGCCAACCGCTCCGCCAAGGGCCTGGAGCAGGTCATCGGTTACGTCATGAACGCCGTGCCCACCCGCTGGCGGGTGCGCCCCGAGGACACCTTCGCCGACCTGCTCGCCGTGTTCGCCGCCGACTTCCCCGACCTCGTCGCCAACGCCGACCTGCCGGTCGGACGGATCGTCGCGGCCACCGCCCCCGAACGCAGTCTCGGCCGCTCCCCGCTCTTCCAGTGGGTGTTCATGCACCTGACGCAGCAGCCGAGCGTGTCCGCGGTACGGGAGTTCGCCGAGCCGGAGCGCATCCACACCGGCGGCGAGCACGACCTCGTCGGCGTGGTGAAGGACAACGGCGACACGATGATCGGCAGCTTCGAGGTCCGTACCGACACGTTCTCGCCCGACGCGGTCCAGCGCTGGGCGGAGTGCTACGTCGAACTCCTGCAGCAGATCACGGCCGACCCGGCGCTGCGCGTCGCCGACCTCGACATCGTGCCGGCCCGCCTGCGCCGCCGGCTCCTGGACACCTCGGCCGGCCCCGCCGCGGTCGAACCGCTCTCGCTGCCCGGCCTGGTGGCCCGCCAGGCCGCCCGCACGCCCGACGCGCCCGCCCTCGACACGGGGGCGCGGACCCTGTCGTACGCCCAACTCGTCGACCGGGTCGACCGGTTGGCCGGGCTCCTCGCCCAGCACGGCGCCGGACCCGGTCGGATCGTGGCCCTGCTGCGAGGTCGCGGCACCGACTGGCCGGTGACCGCGCTGGCGATCCAGCGCACCGGCGCCGCGTATCTGCCGCTCGACCCCGGGCACCCGGCCGAACGCCTGCGCCGCACGCTGGCCGACGTACGGCCGGCCCTGGTCGTCACGGACGACCCGGCGTTCACGTGCCCACAGGCGCCGACGCTGGTCCTGGGCCCGGAGGCCTACGCGGGCGAGCCCCTGAACGCCCCCCACCCGGACCCGTCCGCCCCCGCCTACGTCATCCACACCTCCGGCTCCACAGGCACCCCCAAGGGCGTCGTCGTCCCGCACTCCGGCCTGGCCGCGCTCGCCGCGGCCCTGTCCGACCGCCTCGCCCTGGGCGCCGGGGACCGGGTGCTCCAGCTCGGCACCCCGACCTTCGACATCTCGGTGGCCGACCTGTGCATGGCGTTCGGCTCGGGCGGCACACTGGTGCTGCCGCCGGAGGGGATGCTGGTCGGCGAGGACCTGGGGCGGGTGCTGACCGAACGGCGGGTGTCGGCGGTCATGACGACACCGTCCGTGCTGGCGACCGTGCCCGCCGGGGCCTACCCGCACCTGCGGGTGCTCGCGGTCGGGGCGGAGGCGTGCCCGGCGGAGCTGGTGGCCCGCTGGGCGGTGGACGGCCGCGGCTTCCACAACGTGTACGGACCGACCGAGGCGACGGTGGCGGTCACGGTCTGTGGCCCGCTGACGCCCGACTCGGCCGCACCGCCGCTCGGCACCCCGCTCGCCGGCACGTGGGTACGCCTCCTCGACGAACGCCTGCGCCCGGTGCCCCCGGGCACCCGCGGCGAGCTCTACCTCGCGGGCCCCCTGGCCCACGGCTACCTGCACCGCCCGGCCCTGACGGCCGACCGCTTCGTGGCCGACCCCTACGGCCCGCCCGGCACCCGGATGTACCGCACCGGCGACCTGGCCTGGCGCGACGACGACGGCACCACCCATCACCTGGGCCGCACCGACGACCAGATCAAGCTGCGCGGCCTGCGCGTCGAACCCGCCGAGATCGCGGCGGTCCTCGCCGAACACCCCTGTGTCGACCGGTCGGTGGTCCTCGTCCGCGAGGGACGGGCGGGCCGGCCGCAACTCCTCGGGTACGTCGTCCCGGCCGCCGGCCGCACGCCGGCACCGGACGACCTGCTCGCCCACGCGGCCGAACGGCTGCCCGCCGCCCTGGTCCCGGCCGACGTGGTCGTGCTGGACGCGTTCCCCCTGACGTCGAACGGCAAGATCGACCGCACCGCGCTGCCCGCGCCCGCCGCTCGCGCCGCGAGCCCCGCCGGCCACCGAGGCGCCGCCTCCGCGGCCGAACAGATTCTGTGCGCGCTGTACGGCGAGGTCCTCGGCACCGAACAGGCCGCCATCGACGCCTCGGCCGACTTCTTCCGGCTCGGCGGCGACAGCATCATGGCCATCCAGCTCGCCGCCCGGGCGGCCGCGGCCGGCTTGCTGCTCGCCCCGAGAGACGTGTTCACCGCCCGCACGCCCGCACGGCTGGCCGCCTTGGCCCGCCCCGCCGCCGTCGGGGCGGACGCCGGCCCCGACCTCCCCGAGGGCCGGTTCCCGCTCACCCCGATCATGCACTGGTGGCGCGAACAGGGCGCTCCCCTCGGCACGTTCACCCAGTCCATGGTGTTCCCCGTACCGGACGGCGTCGGCTTCGACCGCATCAGCGCGGCGGTGGCGGGGCTCGTCGAGCGGCATGCGGCGCTGCGGATGCGTCTGATACGGCACGACGAGGGCACGGACTGGGAGCTGGAGGTGGGCCCCGCTGCTGCCGTCCGTACCGAGCGGGTCGCGGTGCCCGCGTCCCGAAGGGGCGCGGGGAACGGCGCGACCAGCCACGACGGCGCCGCAGCGCACCTCGCGGAGTGCCTCGCCCGGACCGTCGAACTGGACCCGGAACAGGGGGAGATGCTGCGGGCCGTCTGGCTCGACACCGGACCCGGGCAGCCCGGACTGCTGCTCCTGATCGTGCATCACCTGGCCGTCGACGGGGTGTCCTGGCGCGTGCTGGGGCCCGAGCTGGCGCGGGCGCTTGAGGGCGCTGCCGAGCCGGCAACCAGGCCCGGGGCCTCCTTCGTACGGTGGGCGCGGCTGCTGCCCGCCGAAGCGGACCGGGCGAGTGGCGAACTGGACTGGTGGAAGAGCCAGTTGGCCGGTGCCGAGGACGCGAGACTGGCCGCCGGCCGTGGGGTCGGCGCACGGCGCGGCAGCGTCACCGTCGAGCTGGACGCCGGACTGACCCGGGACGCGCTCGTCACCCTGCCCGAAGCCTTCCACTGCGGAGCGGACGCCGTGCTGCTCACCGCACTGGTCCGGGCGGCCGTCCGCTACCGCGGCACCGGGACGGCCCTCCTCCTGAATCTGGAGGGGCACGGCCGCGAGGCCCTGTCGGCGCCCGTGGACGTCTCCCGTACCGTCGGCTGGTTCATCACCCAGTACCCGGTCCGGCTCGACCTCGCCGCGGACACCGGGGCCGCGGCCCTCAAGCAGGTGAAGGAACAACTGCGGGCGGTGCCCTCCGCCGGACTCGGCTGGGGCCTGCTACGGCACCTCCACCCCGAGGCCGGCCCCGAACTGGCCACGCTGCCCGGGCCCGACGTCCGCTTCGCCCACCTGGGCCGGATCGCCGGGGACGACGCGGCCGGCGGCCGGCTGCTCGACCCCGGGCCCGAGGCGGTGCCGGTCGGCCACGCCCTGGAGATCGACACCCTGGCCCGGGGCGCGGAGGGCGCGCCGCGCCTGGAGGCCACGTTCTCGTACGCGGAGGGCGTGTTCACCGAGGACGAGGTGCGGGAGCTGGCCCGGCTGTGGACCGAGGAGCTCACCGCGCTCGTCGCGGCCACAGCGGACGGCCCGGCCGCCACGTACAGCCCGTCCGACTTCCCCCTGGTCGACCTGACCCTCGACCAACTCACCGAGCTGGAAGACACCTTCGGGTTCGACGACTCGGACGACTTCGAGGACGCCGGTCCTGAACAGCACTTCGAGGAGATCGAGAGCGAGGTGACCGACCGGTGA
- a CDS encoding non-ribosomal peptide synthetase — protein MSGRVDDVLPLSPAQEGLLFQTLRDTTGPDPYLVQARFRLGPGTEPGRVRAAVTELLRRHPNLRACFRHERLDRPVQIIPSAVGVPWREADLTGLDPDGTAARMRQLLRADAARRFDPGRPPLVRATLARHDKGAELLLSFHHILLDGWSMPVLEADLAALVAGRPLPPAAPYRDYLAWLARRALDEGEKAEAAWAQALEGLEHPTLLVPPAADGTSADDACDRAQVRLSAETTAALTRQAATVGVTLNTLVQAAWALVLARTTGARDVVFGAVVSGRPHDLPGVESMVGLFVNTLPVRVRLRAGESTADLLVRLQDEQSRLVDHHHARLAEVQRAVGVGELFDSVLAFENFPQRPEDEAGSDELSLVRVTDATHYPVTLAVVAGERLWLSVGCRRGLSAAAVAGRTTRALEQLAGDPGQSADRIDVLPPEEHRRLLALATGPRRPVAEPATVTGRFAAQVARTPDAPAVESADGEVLDYAGLDAASDALAARLVEAGTAPGDTVALLLPRSPAVVVAQLAVLKAGASWLPLDPSRPPERLSLLTSRAGARLALTSGGVAAQLPSSVRALEVGECGPAVPSRVAGRPPQTVRMPDATALPSASPVHPDSAACVLYTSGSTGEPKGVVVPHRGIAELAADARFQGGGHRRVLLHAPYTFDSATYEVWIPLLNGGTVVVAPPGPVTPGLLRRVIPERRLTALLLTPELLRTVADIAPEAAAGLTEIWAGGDVLAPGTVARIRAHCPGTTVVNGYGPTEATVFATAHTADGGPDAVPVGRPLDNTRAYVLDDRLRLLPVGGTGELYLAGTGLALGYLGRPGHSAERFVADPYGPPGSRMYRTGDLARWTGAGVLDFAGRGDDQIKVRGFRIEPAEVESALADCPGIRRAVVAARPDAAGGKRLAAWLVPDATLDEDRAETLARAREFAVRHLPAHLVPSVWARIDHVPLTRHGKTDRAALPEPSGTAGTVAAARAPRDERERHLCALFAEVLGASGVHPDTDFFAAGGHSLTALRLVSKAQAALATPVPLATLFAAPTPAALAARLAADLASDTDLAPLLTLRRGAPRRGGDPTPLFCVHPGLGLGWSFAALLPHLHPDRPVHALQSPAFTEGVGQLPGSIGALADAYTERIRALVPNGPYALVGRSFGGPVAHEIAVRLRGAGQEVRLLAVLDAMPWPPGTPRLPADVVERETLRLLLNSHAPDRPAPPGAFGRTEAFAVVRTGDSPLAAFEDRVLHALTDAGTHHIHLSRAWRPSPYDGRTTLFSATRRSHATTAEKAAAWRPFTAGLDVHELTCTHSDVLAPDPAARVAAVLETALTTCQGD, from the coding sequence GTGAGCGGGCGAGTCGACGACGTCCTTCCGCTGTCCCCGGCCCAGGAGGGACTCCTCTTCCAGACCCTGCGGGACACGACGGGGCCCGACCCCTATCTGGTCCAGGCCCGGTTCCGGCTGGGCCCGGGCACCGAGCCGGGGCGGGTGCGTGCCGCGGTGACGGAACTCCTGCGGCGGCACCCCAACCTGCGCGCCTGCTTCCGCCACGAGCGCCTCGACCGGCCCGTGCAGATCATCCCGAGCGCGGTCGGAGTGCCGTGGCGGGAGGCCGATCTGACCGGGCTCGACCCGGACGGGACGGCCGCCCGGATGCGGCAGCTGCTGCGCGCGGACGCCGCCCGGCGCTTCGACCCGGGCCGGCCACCGCTGGTGCGCGCCACGCTCGCCCGCCACGACAAGGGTGCCGAACTGCTGCTGTCCTTCCACCACATCCTGCTCGACGGCTGGTCGATGCCGGTCCTGGAGGCGGACCTGGCCGCCCTCGTCGCGGGCCGGCCGCTGCCGCCCGCCGCGCCGTACCGCGACTACCTGGCGTGGCTGGCCCGGCGGGCCCTGGACGAGGGGGAGAAGGCGGAGGCGGCTTGGGCCCAGGCACTGGAGGGGCTTGAGCACCCCACGCTGCTCGTGCCCCCTGCCGCCGACGGCACCTCCGCCGACGACGCGTGCGACCGGGCCCAGGTCCGGCTCTCCGCCGAGACGACCGCCGCCCTCACGCGGCAGGCGGCCACCGTCGGCGTCACCCTCAACACCCTTGTCCAGGCGGCCTGGGCGCTGGTCCTGGCCCGTACCACCGGTGCCCGGGACGTGGTCTTCGGCGCGGTCGTCTCCGGCCGCCCGCACGACCTGCCCGGCGTCGAGAGCATGGTCGGCCTGTTCGTCAACACCCTGCCGGTGCGGGTACGGCTGCGCGCCGGCGAGAGTACGGCGGACCTGCTGGTCCGCCTCCAGGACGAGCAGTCCCGCCTGGTCGACCACCACCATGCGCGCCTCGCCGAGGTGCAACGCGCGGTAGGCGTGGGGGAGTTGTTCGACTCGGTCCTCGCCTTCGAGAACTTCCCGCAGCGCCCCGAGGACGAGGCCGGCTCGGACGAGCTGAGCCTGGTCCGGGTCACGGACGCGACCCACTATCCCGTGACGCTGGCCGTCGTCGCGGGCGAGCGGCTGTGGCTGTCGGTCGGCTGCCGGCGCGGGCTGTCCGCGGCCGCCGTGGCGGGCCGTACGACCCGGGCCCTGGAACAACTGGCGGGCGATCCCGGGCAGTCGGCCGATCGGATCGACGTACTCCCGCCCGAGGAGCACCGCCGGCTCCTCGCGCTCGCCACCGGGCCGCGGCGTCCCGTGGCCGAACCGGCCACCGTCACCGGCCGGTTCGCCGCGCAAGTCGCGCGCACCCCGGACGCTCCGGCCGTGGAGTCGGCCGACGGGGAGGTCCTCGACTACGCCGGATTGGACGCGGCCTCGGATGCGCTCGCCGCCCGACTGGTCGAAGCGGGCACGGCGCCCGGCGACACGGTCGCCCTCCTCCTGCCCCGCTCGCCGGCCGTCGTCGTGGCCCAGCTGGCCGTACTCAAGGCGGGCGCCTCCTGGCTCCCACTGGACCCGTCCCGGCCACCGGAACGCCTCTCCCTCCTGACCAGTCGGGCGGGGGCCCGACTGGCGCTGACCTCGGGCGGTGTCGCCGCACAACTGCCCTCGTCGGTACGGGCGTTGGAAGTGGGGGAGTGTGGTCCGGCAGTCCCGTCGCGTGTCGCCGGGCGCCCGCCCCAGACCGTACGGATGCCGGACGCGACGGCGCTCCCGTCGGCCTCCCCCGTGCACCCCGACTCGGCTGCCTGTGTCCTCTACACCTCGGGTTCCACCGGCGAACCCAAGGGTGTCGTCGTCCCGCACCGGGGCATCGCCGAGCTCGCCGCCGACGCTCGTTTCCAGGGTGGCGGGCACCGGCGGGTGCTCCTGCACGCGCCGTACACCTTCGACTCGGCGACGTACGAGGTGTGGATCCCGCTGCTGAACGGCGGGACCGTCGTCGTGGCCCCGCCAGGGCCCGTCACCCCCGGCCTCCTGCGGCGGGTGATCCCCGAGCGGCGGCTCACCGCGCTGCTCCTCACGCCCGAACTGCTGCGCACCGTCGCCGACATCGCGCCGGAGGCGGCCGCCGGGCTCACCGAGATCTGGGCCGGCGGCGACGTGCTCGCGCCCGGCACGGTGGCCCGGATCCGAGCGCACTGCCCGGGCACCACCGTCGTCAACGGGTACGGCCCCACCGAGGCGACCGTCTTCGCCACCGCCCACACCGCCGACGGCGGCCCGGACGCCGTCCCCGTCGGCCGCCCGCTGGACAACACCCGCGCCTACGTCCTGGACGACCGGCTGCGTCTCCTGCCCGTCGGCGGCACCGGCGAGTTGTACCTGGCCGGGACCGGACTCGCGCTCGGGTACCTCGGGCGGCCCGGGCACAGCGCCGAGCGGTTCGTCGCCGATCCGTACGGGCCGCCGGGCAGCCGGATGTACCGCACCGGCGACCTGGCCCGCTGGACGGGCGCCGGCGTGCTGGACTTCGCCGGACGCGGCGACGACCAGATCAAGGTCCGCGGCTTCCGTATCGAACCCGCCGAGGTGGAGTCCGCGCTCGCGGACTGCCCCGGCATCCGGCGGGCCGTGGTCGCCGCACGCCCCGACGCGGCTGGCGGCAAACGGCTGGCGGCATGGCTCGTACCGGACGCCACACTCGACGAGGACCGGGCCGAAACACTGGCCCGGGCAAGGGAGTTCGCAGTCCGCCACCTGCCCGCCCATCTGGTCCCCTCCGTCTGGGCCCGCATCGACCACGTACCGCTCACCCGCCACGGCAAGACGGACCGGGCCGCACTGCCCGAGCCCTCGGGTACCGCCGGGACCGTGGCCGCCGCCCGAGCCCCCCGCGACGAGCGGGAACGGCACCTGTGCGCGCTGTTCGCGGAGGTCCTCGGCGCGTCCGGCGTCCATCCGGACACCGACTTCTTCGCGGCGGGCGGCCACTCGCTGACCGCACTGCGCCTGGTGTCGAAGGCACAGGCCGCGCTCGCCACACCGGTGCCGCTCGCGACCCTGTTCGCGGCCCCGACACCAGCCGCACTGGCGGCCCGCCTCGCCGCCGACCTCGCCTCCGACACCGACCTCGCCCCGCTCCTCACCCTCCGCCGAGGTGCCCCCCGCCGGGGCGGCGACCCGACCCCCCTCTTCTGCGTCCATCCCGGCCTGGGCCTCGGCTGGTCCTTCGCCGCCCTGCTCCCGCACCTCCACCCGGACCGCCCGGTGCACGCCCTCCAGAGCCCGGCGTTCACCGAGGGAGTGGGTCAACTCCCCGGAAGCATCGGCGCGTTGGCCGACGCCTACACCGAACGGATCCGCGCCCTGGTGCCGAACGGCCCCTACGCGCTGGTCGGCCGGTCCTTCGGCGGCCCCGTCGCGCACGAGATCGCCGTACGCCTGCGCGGAGCCGGACAGGAGGTGCGGCTGCTGGCCGTGCTGGACGCGATGCCGTGGCCGCCCGGCACGCCCCGGCTGCCCGCGGACGTGGTCGAACGGGAGACCCTGCGGCTCCTGCTCAACAGCCACGCCCCGGACCGGCCCGCACCGCCCGGCGCCTTCGGTCGCACGGAGGCCTTCGCGGTGGTCCGCACCGGCGACAGCCCCCTCGCCGCGTTCGAGGACCGGGTCCTGCACGCCCTGACCGACGCCGGAACCCACCACATCCACCTGTCCCGCGCCTGGCGTCCGTCCCCGTACGACGGCCGCACGACCCTCTTCTCCGCCACCCGGCGGTCCCACGCCACGACGGCCGAGAAGGCCGCGGCCTGGCGGCCCTTCACCGCCGGCCTCGACGTGCACGAACTGACCTGCACCCACAGCGACGTACTCGCACCCGACCCGGCGGCACGCGTCGCCGCCGTCCTCGAAACCGCCCTCACCACCTGCCAGGGGGACTGA